A part of Micromonospora chersina genomic DNA contains:
- a CDS encoding extracellular catalytic domain type 1 short-chain-length polyhydroxyalkanoate depolymerase: MRRSSSLLTRLAGVAAGVVLAAAAVLVAALPAQAASLTQVTGFGSNPGNLAMYAYRPDGLPANAPAVVLLHGCTQNASTYFTNSGWQKYADQWKFALIVPQQPSANNANSCFNWFETGDTARGQGEALSVKQMVDYAKANYSVDGSRVFVSGLSGGGAMSAVMLATYPDVFAAGSVIAGLPYRCATSMTNAFTCMNPGVDKTPAQWGDLVRNAYAGYAGKRPRVAIWHGTSDTTVAPLNATESRDQWTNVLGVSQTPTSTASLPAGTSLEVYGSDQVRLYRVSGMGHGTPVDPGSAADQCGTAGAYFLDTICSTYRDALFFGLDGGGTPSPTPTATVSPTPTPTPSPTSAPVCVTASNYAHVTAGRAYQSGGYAYALGSNQRMGLYNTFYTSTLKQTGPSYWVIGC, translated from the coding sequence GTGCGCCGCTCCTCATCCCTTCTCACCCGCCTGGCCGGGGTGGCGGCCGGGGTCGTGCTGGCCGCGGCCGCCGTCCTCGTCGCCGCGCTGCCCGCGCAGGCCGCCAGCCTCACCCAGGTGACCGGCTTCGGCTCCAACCCCGGAAACCTGGCCATGTACGCCTACCGGCCGGACGGCCTGCCGGCCAACGCCCCGGCCGTCGTGCTGCTGCACGGCTGCACCCAGAACGCCTCGACGTACTTCACCAACTCCGGCTGGCAGAAGTACGCCGACCAGTGGAAGTTCGCGCTGATCGTGCCGCAGCAGCCCTCGGCCAACAACGCCAACTCCTGCTTCAACTGGTTCGAGACCGGGGACACCGCCCGGGGCCAGGGCGAGGCGCTGTCGGTCAAGCAGATGGTCGACTACGCCAAGGCCAACTACTCCGTCGACGGCAGCCGGGTCTTCGTCAGCGGTCTGTCGGGCGGCGGCGCGATGAGCGCCGTCATGCTCGCCACCTACCCGGACGTCTTCGCCGCCGGCTCGGTCATCGCCGGCCTTCCCTACCGCTGCGCCACCAGCATGACCAACGCCTTCACCTGCATGAACCCCGGCGTGGACAAGACCCCGGCGCAGTGGGGCGACCTGGTCCGCAACGCCTACGCCGGCTACGCGGGCAAGCGCCCCCGGGTGGCCATCTGGCACGGCACCTCGGACACCACTGTCGCGCCGCTCAACGCCACCGAGTCGCGGGACCAGTGGACAAACGTGCTGGGCGTGTCGCAGACCCCGACCAGCACCGCCTCGCTGCCGGCCGGCACCAGCCTGGAGGTCTACGGCAGCGACCAGGTACGCCTCTACCGGGTCTCCGGCATGGGCCACGGCACCCCGGTCGACCCGGGCTCGGCCGCCGACCAGTGCGGGACGGCCGGGGCGTACTTCCTGGACACCATCTGCTCGACCTACCGGGACGCGCTCTTCTTCGGGCTCGACGGGGGCGGCACGCCGAGCCCGACCCCCACGGCCACCGTGTCGCCCACGCCCACGCCGACCCCGTCCCCGACCTCCGCGCCGGTCTGCGTCACCGCCAGCAACTACGCGCACGTCACGGCCGGCCGGGCCTACCAGTCCGGCGGCTACGCCTACGCGCTCGGCAGCAACCAGCGGATGGGCCTCTACAACACCTTCTACACGAGCACCCTGAAGCAGACCGGCCCCAGCTACTGGGTCATCGGCTGCTGA
- a CDS encoding VOC family protein, with the protein MRIDLVTLVVADYDPAIAFFTEVLGFELVEDKPSLTNDGRPKRWVVVRPPGGGTGLLLARADGERQAAAVGDQTHGRVGFFLQVDDFDATYRRMVEAKVEFVKPPRTEPYGRVAVFRDLAGNPWDLLGPA; encoded by the coding sequence GTGCGCATCGACCTCGTCACCCTCGTCGTCGCCGACTACGACCCGGCGATCGCCTTCTTCACCGAGGTGCTCGGCTTCGAACTGGTGGAGGACAAGCCGTCGCTGACCAACGACGGCCGCCCGAAGCGCTGGGTGGTGGTCCGCCCGCCGGGCGGCGGCACGGGGCTGCTGCTGGCCCGCGCCGACGGCGAGCGACAGGCCGCGGCGGTGGGCGACCAGACCCACGGCCGGGTCGGCTTCTTCCTCCAGGTCGACGACTTCGACGCCACCTACCGCCGGATGGTCGAGGCGAAGGTCGAGTTCGTGAAACCCCCGCGCACCGAGCCGTACGGGCGGGTCGCCGTCTTCCGCGACCTCGCCGGCAACCCCTGGGACCTGCTCGGTCCCGCCTGA
- the nadE gene encoding ammonia-dependent NAD(+) synthetase: MTDVMSTRRRIAEELQVSATFDAAEEIERRVVFLADRLVDTGLTTLVLGISGGVDSTTAGRLCQLAAERARAAGHPAVFVAMRLPYGVQADEHHAQTALEFIRPDRLLTVDVKPAADAALDALVAGGLTFRDAAQQDFVLGNIKARQRMIAQYAVAGAAGGLVVGTDHAAEAVTGFFTKHGDGAADLVPLTGLTKRRVRALAAALGAPAELVGKAPTADLESLAPGKLDEDALGLAYEHIDDYLEGREVPAEVEAALVERYRSTEHKRQLPVAP; the protein is encoded by the coding sequence ATGACCGACGTGATGTCGACCCGCCGGCGGATCGCCGAGGAACTTCAGGTGTCGGCGACCTTCGACGCCGCCGAGGAGATCGAGCGGCGCGTCGTCTTCCTCGCCGACCGCCTCGTCGACACCGGCCTCACGACGCTGGTCCTGGGCATCAGCGGCGGCGTGGACTCGACCACTGCCGGCCGGCTCTGCCAGCTCGCCGCCGAGCGGGCCCGCGCCGCCGGCCACCCGGCCGTCTTCGTCGCCATGCGCCTGCCGTACGGGGTGCAGGCCGACGAGCACCACGCCCAGACCGCGCTGGAGTTCATCCGGCCCGACCGGCTGCTCACCGTCGACGTGAAGCCGGCCGCCGACGCTGCCCTGGACGCGCTCGTCGCCGGCGGGCTGACCTTCCGGGACGCCGCCCAGCAGGACTTCGTGCTCGGCAACATCAAGGCCCGGCAACGCATGATCGCCCAGTACGCGGTGGCCGGCGCGGCGGGCGGGCTGGTGGTCGGCACCGACCACGCCGCCGAGGCGGTCACCGGCTTCTTCACCAAGCACGGCGACGGCGCCGCGGACCTGGTCCCGCTGACCGGGCTGACCAAGCGGCGGGTGCGGGCGCTCGCCGCCGCGCTCGGCGCCCCCGCCGAGCTGGTCGGCAAGGCGCCCACGGCCGACCTGGAGAGCCTCGCACCGGGCAAGCTCGACGAGGACGCGCTCGGCCTGGCGTACGAGCACATCGACGACTACCTGGAGGGCCGGGAGGTGCCGGCCGAGGTGGAGGCGGCGCTCGTGGAGCGCTACCGGTCCACCGAGCACAAGCGCCAGCTCCCCGTCGCACCCTGA
- a CDS encoding SCO5389 family protein, translated as MSLDVPTALLERAEAGQVDDAEFVDCVRRSLPYAWSVVADVAARAAGGDGVAEHAVPPPGEAERGQLLRALASDAIRGGLERHFGVRLAFQNCHRVAAFPPALVGGPVYREFVSPLAQIRNQSPELRNC; from the coding sequence ATGTCCCTCGACGTACCCACCGCCCTGCTGGAGCGGGCGGAAGCCGGTCAGGTCGACGACGCCGAGTTCGTCGACTGCGTCCGGCGCTCCCTGCCGTACGCCTGGTCCGTGGTCGCCGACGTCGCGGCGCGGGCGGCCGGCGGTGACGGCGTGGCCGAACACGCGGTGCCCCCGCCCGGCGAGGCCGAGCGGGGGCAGTTGCTGCGGGCGCTGGCCAGCGACGCCATCCGGGGCGGCCTGGAGCGGCACTTCGGCGTGCGGCTGGCCTTCCAGAACTGCCACCGGGTGGCCGCGTTCCCGCCGGCCCTGGTCGGCGGCCCGGTGTACCGGGAGTTCGTGTCGCCGCTGGCGCAGATCCGCAACCAGTCGCCGGAACTGCGCAACTGCTGA
- the lipB gene encoding lipoyl(octanoyl) transferase LipB — MSVTTSGLSAVRAGLLDYQAAWDEQRRLHEAVVAGEQGDTVLLLEHPSVYTAGKRTEPWDRPVDGTPVIDVDRGGKITWHGPGQLVGYPIVRLPDPVDVVAYVRRTEQLLIDVCAEFGLAAGRVEGRSGVWVPEDDRGPARKVAAIGIRVARGVTLHGFSINCDCDLGHFDRIVPCGIRDAGVTSLTAELGRPVTVADVLPVVERRLPTLVQV, encoded by the coding sequence GTGAGCGTGACTACTTCCGGGCTGAGCGCCGTTCGTGCCGGGTTGCTCGACTACCAGGCCGCCTGGGACGAGCAGCGCCGGCTGCACGAGGCCGTGGTGGCCGGCGAGCAGGGCGACACCGTGCTGCTGCTGGAGCACCCCAGCGTCTACACCGCCGGCAAGCGCACCGAGCCGTGGGACCGGCCGGTCGACGGCACCCCGGTGATCGACGTGGACCGCGGCGGCAAGATCACCTGGCACGGGCCGGGGCAGCTGGTCGGCTACCCGATCGTCAGGCTGCCCGACCCGGTCGACGTGGTGGCGTACGTCCGGCGCACCGAGCAGCTGCTGATCGACGTCTGCGCCGAGTTCGGGCTCGCCGCGGGGCGGGTCGAGGGGCGCAGCGGGGTCTGGGTGCCGGAGGACGACCGGGGGCCGGCCCGCAAGGTGGCCGCCATCGGCATCCGGGTCGCCCGGGGCGTGACCCTGCACGGCTTCTCGATCAACTGCGACTGCGACCTCGGCCACTTCGACCGGATCGTGCCGTGCGGCATCCGCGACGCCGGGGTCACCTCGCTCACCGCCGAGCTGGGTCGGCCCGTCACGGTGGCCGACGTGCTGCCGGTGGTCGAGCGGCGCCTGCCCACCCTGGTCCAGGTCTGA
- the aspS gene encoding aspartate--tRNA(Asn) ligase, protein MQRILSSQLTHHVGATVRIAGWVHRRRLLKSVAFLIVRDAAGLAQVVVTDPAVRAAVESLPEETVVEVVGTVVANATAPAGVELAEPTVRPLGPPAVPPPFDLYRPALTATLPTQLDHAPTALRHPTRSAALRISAAAVAGFRAALDARGFVEIHTPKVVASSTESGANVFALDWFGRPAYLAQSPQFYKQLMVGVFERVYEVGPVFRAEPHDTVRHLAQYTSLDVELGFVADHRDVMAVLRETLAGMLAEVAARAGGALATLGLTLPEVPAEIPAVHFTEALKIAGAPADEPDLAPAHERALGEWALREHGSDFLFVTGYPMAKRPFYTHPDPARPTHSNGFDLLFRGMELVTGGQRLHRHEDYLAALAARGEPVEPYAGYVDAFRHGMPPHGGFAIGLERFVARLTGAANVREVTAFPRDLHRLTP, encoded by the coding sequence GTGCAACGCATCCTGTCCTCCCAGCTCACCCACCATGTCGGCGCGACCGTGCGGATCGCCGGCTGGGTGCACCGCCGCCGGCTGCTCAAGTCGGTGGCCTTCCTCATCGTCCGGGACGCCGCCGGCCTGGCCCAGGTGGTGGTCACCGACCCCGCCGTGCGCGCGGCCGTCGAGTCGCTGCCCGAGGAGACCGTCGTCGAGGTGGTCGGCACGGTGGTCGCGAACGCCACCGCGCCCGCCGGGGTCGAGCTGGCCGAGCCGACGGTACGCCCACTCGGCCCGCCCGCCGTCCCGCCGCCGTTCGACCTGTACCGGCCGGCCCTCACCGCCACCCTGCCCACCCAGCTCGACCACGCGCCAACCGCGCTGCGCCACCCGACCCGGTCGGCGGCGCTGCGGATCTCGGCGGCGGCGGTGGCCGGCTTCCGGGCCGCCCTGGACGCCCGCGGGTTCGTGGAGATCCACACCCCGAAGGTGGTCGCCTCGTCCACCGAGAGCGGGGCGAACGTGTTCGCGCTGGACTGGTTCGGCCGGCCCGCGTACCTGGCCCAGTCGCCGCAGTTCTACAAGCAGCTCATGGTCGGCGTCTTCGAGCGGGTGTACGAGGTCGGGCCCGTGTTCCGCGCCGAGCCGCACGACACCGTCCGGCACCTGGCCCAGTACACCTCGCTCGACGTCGAGCTGGGCTTCGTGGCCGACCACCGGGACGTGATGGCCGTGCTGCGGGAGACCCTGGCCGGGATGCTGGCCGAGGTCGCGGCACGGGCCGGCGGTGCGCTCGCCACGCTCGGGCTGACCCTGCCGGAGGTGCCCGCCGAGATCCCGGCCGTGCACTTCACCGAGGCGCTGAAGATCGCCGGGGCGCCGGCCGACGAGCCGGACCTCGCCCCGGCCCACGAGCGGGCGCTGGGGGAGTGGGCGCTGCGCGAACACGGCTCGGACTTCCTGTTCGTCACCGGGTACCCGATGGCGAAGCGACCGTTCTACACCCACCCGGACCCGGCCCGGCCGACCCACTCCAACGGCTTCGACCTGCTGTTCCGGGGGATGGAGCTGGTCACCGGCGGGCAGCGGCTGCACCGGCACGAGGACTACCTGGCCGCCCTGGCGGCCCGCGGCGAGCCGGTCGAGCCGTACGCCGGGTACGTGGACGCGTTCCGGCACGGCATGCCGCCGCACGGGGGCTTCGCCATCGGGCTGGAACGCTTCGTGGCCCGGCTCACCGGCGCGGCCAACGTCCGCGAGGTGACCGCCTTCCCGCGCGACCTGCACCGCCTCACGCCCTGA
- the lipA gene encoding lipoyl synthase: MTIEHSAPTTEQAARTATVAPEGRRMLRIEARNAETPIERKPPWIKVKAKMGPEYTQLRGLVSREGLHTVCQEAGCPNIYECWEDREATFLIGGDQCTRRCDFCQIDTGKPAEFDADEPRRVAESVAAMGLRYATITGVARDDLPDGGAWLYAETVRQIHALQSGCGVELLIPDFNAVPEQLAEVFGSRPEVLAHNVETVPRIFKRIRPAFRYERSLDVIRQARADGLVTKSNLILGMGEERAEVSQALRDLHDAGCELITITQYLRPSPRHHPVTRWVKPEEFVELREEAEEIGFAGVMSGPLVRSSYRAGRLYQQALAARDEVVAAG, translated from the coding sequence GTGACGATCGAGCACTCCGCGCCGACGACTGAGCAGGCCGCGCGCACCGCAACCGTCGCCCCCGAGGGGCGGCGCATGCTGCGGATCGAGGCGCGCAACGCCGAGACGCCGATCGAGCGCAAGCCGCCGTGGATCAAGGTCAAGGCCAAGATGGGCCCGGAGTACACCCAGCTGCGCGGGCTCGTCTCGCGCGAGGGGCTGCACACCGTGTGCCAGGAGGCCGGCTGTCCCAACATCTACGAGTGCTGGGAGGACCGGGAGGCCACCTTCCTCATCGGCGGCGACCAGTGCACCCGGCGCTGCGACTTCTGCCAGATCGACACCGGCAAGCCCGCCGAGTTCGACGCCGACGAGCCCCGCCGGGTCGCCGAGTCCGTCGCCGCGATGGGCCTGCGCTACGCCACCATCACCGGCGTGGCCCGCGACGACCTGCCCGACGGCGGCGCCTGGCTCTACGCCGAGACCGTCCGGCAGATCCACGCCCTCCAGTCCGGCTGCGGCGTCGAGCTGCTGATCCCCGACTTCAACGCGGTGCCCGAGCAGCTCGCCGAGGTCTTCGGGTCCCGGCCCGAGGTGCTCGCGCACAACGTCGAGACGGTGCCGCGGATCTTCAAGCGGATCCGCCCCGCGTTCCGCTACGAGCGCTCCCTCGACGTGATCCGCCAGGCGCGCGCCGACGGCCTGGTCACCAAGAGCAACCTCATCCTCGGCATGGGCGAGGAGCGGGCCGAGGTCTCCCAGGCGCTGCGCGACCTGCACGACGCCGGCTGCGAGCTGATCACCATCACCCAGTACCTGCGCCCCTCCCCCCGGCACCACCCGGTCACCCGCTGGGTCAAGCCGGAGGAGTTCGTCGAGCTGCGCGAGGAGGCCGAGGAGATCGGCTTCGCCGGCGTGATGAGCGGCCCGCTGGTGCGCTCGTCGTACCGGGCCGGGCGGCTCTACCAGCAGGCGCTCGCCGCCCGCGACGAGGTCGTCGCCGCCGGCTGA
- a CDS encoding TIGR01777 family oxidoreductase, whose amino-acid sequence MRILMAGVSGFLGTRLVDRLTADGHQVTRLVRRAPRTPDERQWNPSAAQLDPQVVADADAVVNLAGAGVGDKRWNDAYRGLIRSSRVDSTTTLAITMAGLPAADRPAVLLNSSAVGWYGNTGDRTVEEDSPAGEGFLADVCRVWEAATRPAEDAGVRVVRLRTGLPLHRDGGMLKPQLLPFRLGVGGKLGSGRQWLPWISLRDWLDGVTFLLGRDDLAGPVNVVGPAPVTNAEFTRELARQLHRPAVMPIPALALKVALGGFAHEALTSTRVLPGVLGRAGFSWTHPDLPGALHAALTG is encoded by the coding sequence ATGCGGATCCTCATGGCCGGAGTGTCCGGCTTCCTCGGCACCCGACTGGTCGACCGGCTCACCGCGGACGGGCACCAGGTCACCCGCCTGGTCCGCCGCGCGCCGCGCACCCCCGACGAGCGGCAGTGGAACCCCTCCGCCGCGCAGCTCGACCCGCAGGTCGTCGCCGACGCCGACGCGGTGGTCAACCTGGCCGGCGCCGGGGTGGGCGACAAGCGCTGGAACGACGCGTACCGGGGTTTGATCCGGTCGAGCCGGGTGGACAGCACCACCACCCTGGCGATCACCATGGCCGGCCTGCCGGCCGCCGACCGGCCCGCGGTGCTGCTCAACTCCTCCGCCGTCGGCTGGTACGGCAACACCGGCGACCGGACGGTCGAGGAGGACTCGCCGGCCGGCGAGGGCTTCCTGGCCGACGTCTGCCGGGTCTGGGAGGCCGCCACCCGCCCGGCCGAGGACGCCGGCGTCCGTGTGGTACGGCTCCGCACCGGGCTGCCGTTGCACCGCGACGGCGGCATGCTCAAGCCGCAGCTGCTGCCGTTCCGGCTGGGCGTCGGCGGCAAGCTGGGCAGCGGCCGGCAGTGGCTGCCGTGGATATCCCTGCGGGACTGGCTGGACGGGGTGACCTTCCTGCTGGGCCGGGACGACCTCGCCGGTCCGGTCAACGTGGTCGGTCCCGCCCCGGTCACCAATGCCGAGTTCACCCGGGAGCTGGCCCGCCAGCTGCACCGGCCGGCGGTCATGCCGATCCCCGCGCTGGCCCTGAAGGTCGCCCTCGGCGGCTTCGCCCACGAGGCGCTCACCAGCACCCGGGTCCTCCCCGGCGTGCTCGGCAGGGCCGGCTTCTCCTGGACCCACCCGGACCTGCCGGGCGCGCTGCACGCCGCCCTCACCGGGTGA
- a CDS encoding DUF2079 domain-containing protein gives MPSSPSLATGPSTTFRNRRADLLLLLAAVALALWVTSGMWRDPNTRMITVNSSDQALFEWLLAFGGHAVTHGENPLFTHLINVPDGVNLAVNTSITAYAVVFAPLTYLAGPPATFLVILTLNLAATAVAWYWLLSRQLVASRLAAGVGGLFIAYCPAMVSHANAHLNWTAGWLVPLLIWGVLRLRRPGRAIAGGVVLSVLVAVAFSIAAEGLFFTALAVALFLLVWALHPVRRAEVRAALPSFLRGLGVTALVSGVLLAYPLWLHFAGPQRFHGTGFDPMIHSEDIAAYGSYPRRSLAGWAGLGTSLAPNPTEENSFFGIPLLLLAVACFVLLWRRADRAFRATLTALGVTAVVFAVLSWGPTAKWNGRRTDQLLPFGVLDNLPVVNAALPSRLALVVAPVIGLLLAYAVDTLRARPPRHRSTQLAWAIGFAAALLPLLPTPLLTSVREPIPAFITSGAWQRYVSPGGVLTPLPLTVDLYPDGQRWQAYALAHRQGEFRIPAGFFLGPGGPEGRGRIGPVPRTFSALMDQAGRTGLVPIVTDGSIREARADLHYWGVETVVLADRVHGAKFDVDEEAVRRTATALLGPPERVEDVWIWRVPPP, from the coding sequence GTGCCGTCCTCCCCGTCCCTGGCGACCGGCCCGTCGACCACCTTCCGGAACCGGCGCGCCGACCTGCTGCTTCTGCTTGCCGCGGTGGCCCTGGCCCTCTGGGTGACCAGCGGGATGTGGCGGGACCCGAACACCCGAATGATCACCGTCAACTCCAGCGACCAGGCCCTCTTCGAGTGGTTGCTGGCCTTCGGCGGGCACGCGGTGACCCACGGGGAGAACCCGCTCTTCACCCACCTGATCAACGTGCCCGACGGGGTGAACCTCGCGGTCAACACCTCGATCACCGCGTACGCGGTGGTCTTCGCGCCGCTGACCTACCTCGCCGGGCCGCCGGCGACGTTCCTGGTGATCCTCACCCTCAACCTCGCCGCCACCGCGGTGGCCTGGTACTGGCTGCTCAGCCGGCAACTTGTCGCCAGCCGGCTGGCCGCCGGGGTCGGCGGGCTCTTCATCGCCTACTGCCCGGCCATGGTGTCCCACGCCAACGCGCACCTGAACTGGACGGCCGGCTGGCTGGTGCCGCTGCTGATCTGGGGCGTGCTCCGGCTGCGCCGACCCGGGCGCGCGATCGCCGGCGGGGTGGTGCTCAGCGTGCTGGTGGCGGTCGCCTTCTCGATCGCCGCCGAGGGGCTCTTCTTCACCGCGCTGGCGGTCGCCCTGTTCCTGCTGGTGTGGGCGCTGCACCCGGTCCGCCGGGCCGAGGTGCGGGCCGCCCTGCCGAGCTTCCTGCGCGGGCTCGGCGTGACCGCGCTGGTGTCCGGGGTGCTGCTGGCGTACCCGCTGTGGCTGCACTTCGCCGGACCGCAGCGGTTCCACGGCACCGGCTTCGACCCGATGATCCACTCCGAGGACATCGCCGCCTACGGGTCGTATCCGCGCCGCTCGCTGGCCGGCTGGGCCGGGCTCGGCACCTCGCTCGCGCCCAACCCCACCGAGGAGAACTCCTTCTTCGGCATCCCCCTGCTGCTGCTCGCCGTCGCCTGCTTCGTCCTGCTCTGGCGGCGCGCCGACCGGGCGTTCCGGGCCACCCTCACCGCGCTCGGGGTGACCGCCGTGGTCTTCGCGGTGCTCTCCTGGGGACCCACGGCCAAGTGGAACGGCCGGCGCACCGACCAACTGCTGCCGTTCGGCGTGCTGGACAACCTGCCGGTGGTCAACGCGGCCCTGCCGTCCCGGCTCGCCCTGGTGGTGGCCCCGGTGATCGGGCTGCTGCTGGCGTACGCGGTCGACACGCTGCGCGCCCGGCCGCCCCGGCACCGCTCCACCCAACTGGCCTGGGCCATCGGCTTCGCGGCCGCGTTGCTGCCGCTGCTGCCCACCCCGCTGCTGACCAGCGTGCGGGAGCCGATCCCGGCGTTCATCACCAGCGGGGCCTGGCAGCGCTACGTCTCCCCCGGCGGGGTGCTCACCCCGCTGCCGCTCACCGTGGACCTCTATCCGGACGGCCAACGCTGGCAGGCGTACGCCCTCGCGCACCGGCAGGGCGAGTTCCGCATCCCGGCGGGCTTCTTCCTCGGCCCCGGCGGGCCGGAGGGCCGGGGCCGGATCGGGCCGGTGCCGCGCACCTTCAGCGCGCTGATGGACCAGGCCGGGCGGACCGGGCTGGTGCCGATCGTCACCGACGGCAGCATCCGGGAGGCCCGGGCCGACCTGCACTACTGGGGCGTCGAGACGGTGGTGCTGGCCGACCGGGTGCACGGCGCGAAGTTCGACGTCGACGAGGAGGCGGTCCGCCGCACGGCAACCGCCCTGCTCGGCCCGCCCGAGCGGGTCGAGGACGTGTGGATCTGGCGCGTCCCCCCGCCCTGA
- a CDS encoding DUF423 domain-containing protein, translating to MTAGVRQEPREATRPRTPRRTRLPALLALLVGLAAVGYRLALLLADAPPTNSDEATMGLAALHIARGEDFPVWFYGQAYMGTLEAYLAAPLVALAGPSVLVLRLPTLALYALFLALSWRLTRRLGGDRWFALLVVGFLALGSDRVVKNQLIAGGGYPELNPAGVALALLTVSLCAGVPGSRLPCRAAAAGAAAAGAAAAGAAVRLPRWAGWGLVSGLLLWADPLILPFVLALGAVLAGRRRRELIGRAGAVLAAGLLLGAAPMLLDSLRHGRDPLAAVLTASGADTAATWSERLYGGLVLGPPMAMGFCSPGHCAGWQLWWAPAFVVLLLLAAITAWRTLRRPLPPADLGHFPFAANDNFPRSGDDPAGATGRRVSAAVRLALLAGAAAVLAAYTASSAAGRTPVESARYLSVLAVATPALLWPLWTAARRAGLWPSPRHRDEAAGPELPGVRQVSELTGSDHPGARQIGGLELIHRESGGRMRTLAAGGVAVAVLAGMLGTGAVATAGAIGGVPATHAEADRHRALVDTLGALGVRHVRAGYWTCNRLTFASGEDVRCAVVDDELRPGFDRLPAYRRAVDADPDAAWVAPAGSPLAARLDARLGPGPGTLRLVEVPGWRIYLPRR from the coding sequence ATGACCGCCGGGGTACGCCAGGAGCCGCGCGAGGCCACCCGCCCGCGTACGCCCCGGCGTACCCGGCTGCCGGCACTGCTCGCCCTGCTGGTCGGGCTGGCCGCGGTCGGCTACCGGCTGGCACTGCTGCTCGCCGACGCGCCGCCCACCAACAGCGACGAGGCGACGATGGGGCTGGCCGCCCTGCACATCGCCCGTGGCGAGGACTTCCCGGTCTGGTTCTACGGGCAGGCGTACATGGGCACGCTGGAGGCGTACCTCGCCGCGCCGCTCGTCGCCCTGGCCGGGCCGTCGGTGCTCGTCCTGCGCCTGCCCACCCTGGCGCTGTACGCCCTCTTCCTCGCCCTGTCCTGGCGGCTCACCCGCCGGCTCGGCGGCGACCGGTGGTTCGCCCTGCTCGTGGTCGGCTTCCTCGCGCTCGGCTCCGACCGGGTGGTGAAGAACCAGCTCATCGCCGGGGGCGGCTACCCCGAGCTGAATCCGGCCGGGGTGGCGCTGGCCCTGCTCACCGTGTCACTGTGCGCCGGCGTGCCGGGATCGCGGCTGCCCTGTCGGGCGGCGGCGGCCGGGGCGGCGGCGGCCGGGGCGGCGGCGGCCGGGGCGGCGGTGCGGCTGCCCCGCTGGGCGGGCTGGGGGCTCGTCTCCGGCCTGCTGCTCTGGGCCGATCCGCTGATCCTGCCGTTCGTGCTGGCGCTCGGGGCGGTGCTGGCGGGGCGCCGGCGGCGGGAGCTGATCGGCCGGGCCGGCGCCGTCCTGGCGGCGGGGCTCCTGCTGGGCGCGGCGCCGATGCTGCTGGACAGCCTCCGGCACGGCCGCGACCCGCTCGCCGCCGTGCTGACCGCCAGCGGCGCCGATACGGCGGCGACCTGGAGCGAGCGGCTGTACGGCGGCCTGGTGCTCGGCCCACCCATGGCCATGGGCTTCTGCTCCCCCGGCCACTGCGCCGGCTGGCAACTCTGGTGGGCGCCGGCATTCGTCGTCCTGCTGCTCCTCGCGGCGATCACCGCCTGGCGCACCCTCCGCCGCCCCCTTCCACCCGCAGATCTTGGACACTTTCCGTTCGCTGCGAACGACAACTTTCCAAGATCCGGCGACGATCCCGCCGGCGCGACGGGGCGGCGGGTGTCGGCTGCCGTGCGACTCGCGCTGCTCGCCGGGGCGGCGGCGGTGCTCGCGGCCTACACGGCGAGCAGCGCGGCCGGGCGGACCCCGGTCGAGAGCGCCCGGTACCTGTCGGTGCTGGCGGTCGCCACGCCGGCCCTGCTCTGGCCCCTCTGGACCGCCGCCCGCCGAGCCGGCCTCTGGCCCTCCCCTCGCCACCGGGACGAGGCGGCGGGGCCCGAGCTTCCGGGTGTGCGCCAGGTCAGTGAGCTGACGGGATCCGACCACCCAGGAGCACGCCAGATCGGCGGGCTGGAGCTGATCCACCGCGAGTCGGGCGGCCGGATGCGGACCTTGGCGGCCGGGGGTGTGGCGGTCGCCGTGCTGGCGGGGATGCTCGGCACCGGGGCGGTCGCCACGGCGGGCGCCATCGGTGGTGTGCCGGCCACCCACGCGGAGGCCGACCGGCACCGGGCGCTCGTCGACACCCTCGGCGCGCTGGGCGTGCGGCACGTGCGCGCCGGCTACTGGACCTGCAACCGGCTCACCTTCGCCAGCGGCGAGGACGTGCGCTGCGCGGTGGTCGACGACGAGCTGCGCCCCGGGTTCGACCGGCTGCCCGCGTACCGGCGGGCGGTGGACGCCGACCCCGACGCCGCCTGGGTCGCCCCGGCCGGGTCGCCGCTGGCCGCCCGCCTGGACGCGCGGCTCGGGCCCGGCCCGGGCACGCTCAGGCTGGTCGAGGTCCCGGGCTGGCGGATCTACCTGCCCCGCCGCTGA